One Streptomyces formicae genomic window, GCGGGGCAGGAACCCCTTCTGGTAGTCGCGGTGCGTCGGCGCGTAGAGGAGCACCTTGCGTCCTTCTGCGATCCCCAACTCCTGGCGGACGCGCGCGACGTCTGCGTCGTCGACCCCGAAGTACACGTCGTTGCGCGGATATCCGGCCTCCAGCGCCTGGTAGGACGCCGACGGGTAGACCCGCTCCCAGACCTCCGTGGAGTGCGGGTTGGCGGAGAGGCTGAGGTCCCACTGGTCGGTGTGGTCCAGGACCTTCTGGAAGCTGATGCCGTGCGTGCCCGCGGGGTAGCGGCGCTGGTCCAGGCCCATCTTCTTGAGCGGGGTTCCGTGGTGGGTCTGGAGGTAGACCTGCCCCTGGCGCTTGGTGAAGCCGCCGGGGAAGCTGGAGTTGTTGATCAGGTAGGTCGCCCTCGCCATCGTCCGCCAGTAGCTCCGCGAGCCCTCGATGACGTACTCGACGCCCTCGGGGACCTTGTGCTTGTTGCGGCTCGACACCACCCACACGCCCCTGATGTGCGGGGCGAGTTCGCGGGCCTTGGCGTGGATCGCGGCGGGGTTGCAGGAGACGCCCCGGTTCCAGTAGGCGCCGTAGACCGCGAGTGCCGGGTCGAGTCCGCGGCGCAGGTCGGCGCGGTAGGCGGCCTTCATGGCGCGGGCGCGCAGCTTCTTCTTCTGCCGCTTCAGCCTGCGGGCGACGCGCACCCGCCGGGTCTCCGCCCTGCGCAGCCCCTCGTACGCGCCCCAGGACGCGGCGGCGAGCGCCTTCTCCTCGGGGGTGCGGGGCGCTAGGCCCTCCGGCGCGTACGTCCGGTGGACGCGGGCCGCCTCGCGGAAGAACGCGCGCCGGTCGGCCTCCCTGATCCGGCCCGGGTCCTCCAGGACGGCGAGCAGATGCGCGATCGCGGGCGGGAAGAGCCGGGTCCGCTCGTCCGGGTCGGCGGCGGCGAGGAGTTCCTCGTACCGTGCGGCGAGGGCGAAGTGCGCGCGGCCCGGGGTCTTGGAGAAGCTCCCCGCGCGCCGCTCGCGCCAGCGCACGCACGCCCGGTCGAGCACGGCGACGCCGTCGCCCGCGTCCAGGGTGGCCCGCTGGACGGGCACCACGTCCTCGTACGCGCCCTGCGGGAAGCCCAGTCGGCGTTCGTGCCAGAAGGTGCGGCGGAAGACGCGGTTCCAGAGAGCGACGGTGGCCGCGAGGGGGTCGCCCGTGAGGTCGTCGCCGCCCGCGCGGACGTTCTCCCACCAGTCGGTCCGCTCGTGCGCGAAGAGCAGCACGTCCGGGTCCCGGTGCGCGCGAAGGGCCGCGTCGACGGCCGCGAGGGCGCCCGGGAGCAGCAGGTCGTCGCCGTCGAGGAAGAGCAGGTAGTCGCCGGTGGCGCGGTCGGCGCCGATGGCGCGGGCGGGTCCGGCGCCCGCGCGGGCGGGGACGCGGACGAGTTGCGCGCGCCCGTCGCGCTCCGCATACTCCCCGGCGATCGCGGCGCAGGCGTCGGGTGACGCGTCGTCGACGACGATCAGTTCGAGGTCGCCGAAGGACTGGGTGAGCACGGAGTCCAGGCATTCCCGCAGGTAGCCCTGGACGCGGTGGGCGGGGACGACAACCGAGAAGCGCGTCATGCCCACCGACCGTAGTCAGCCGGACACCGCCTGTCGAAGACCCTTCATCACTCATTGGGGTGATGAAGGGCAAAGAAGTTGACGCTCGGGACGCGTAAACGGGCAAAGAGGACGAATAAGCCCGAACTACGCCCGAAAGGTCGGCCGCCGTGCAGCCCCGTCTCAGCGTCGTCGTACCCATCTACAACGTCGAGGAGTTCTTGGCGGAATGCCTGGAGTCGATCGCGGGACAGACCTTCGACGGCGGCGGACGCCGCGCGGGCCGTGCCGGACCCGGCGGCCTGGAGTGCGTCCTCGTCGACGACGGGTCCACCGATGCCAGCCCCCGCATCGCCCGTGAGTTCGCCGCCAAGGACCCCCGCTTCGTCTACGTCCGCCAGCGCAACGCCGGACTGAGCGCCGCCCGCAACACCGGCGTGCGCAAGGCGTCACCCACCGCCGAGTTCCTGACCTTCGTGGACAGCGACGACGTCGTGCCGCACGACGCGTACCAGCGGATGATCGCGAGCCTGGACGCCACCGGATCCGACTTCGCGAGCGGCAACGTCTGGCGCCTGAACGA contains:
- a CDS encoding bifunctional glycosyltransferase/CDP-glycerol:glycerophosphate glycerophosphotransferase — translated: MTRFSVVVPAHRVQGYLRECLDSVLTQSFGDLELIVVDDASPDACAAIAGEYAERDGRAQLVRVPARAGAGPARAIGADRATGDYLLFLDGDDLLLPGALAAVDAALRAHRDPDVLLFAHERTDWWENVRAGGDDLTGDPLAATVALWNRVFRRTFWHERRLGFPQGAYEDVVPVQRATLDAGDGVAVLDRACVRWRERRAGSFSKTPGRAHFALAARYEELLAAADPDERTRLFPPAIAHLLAVLEDPGRIREADRRAFFREAARVHRTYAPEGLAPRTPEEKALAAASWGAYEGLRRAETRRVRVARRLKRQKKKLRARAMKAAYRADLRRGLDPALAVYGAYWNRGVSCNPAAIHAKARELAPHIRGVWVVSSRNKHKVPEGVEYVIEGSRSYWRTMARATYLINNSSFPGGFTKRQGQVYLQTHHGTPLKKMGLDQRRYPAGTHGISFQKVLDHTDQWDLSLSANPHSTEVWERVYPSASYQALEAGYPRNDVYFGVDDADVARVRQELGIAEGRKVLLYAPTHRDYQKGFLPRVDLRRFVERLGASYVVLVRAHYFYGADAGLDHHPQLVDVTGHARVEDLCLASDALVTDYSSLMFDYACLDRPIVTYAPDWQAYRLARGTYFDLLSGRPGETPGAVATSEEELAALFTDGGWDSPEAARLRSAFRSRFCPYDDGRAAERVVRRLFLSGAQTS